A single genomic interval of Pangasianodon hypophthalmus isolate fPanHyp1 chromosome 8, fPanHyp1.pri, whole genome shotgun sequence harbors:
- the LOC113533458 gene encoding taste receptor type 1 member 1-like → MSGYQMLEVMRFAVEQINNSTTILPNVSLGYEIFDFCLHNQNFPSILDFISDNGRINVSAEENKHNVIGLIGPYGSTEALAIAPLFMMDLIPMISYASSSYDLSNKWVYPSFLRTVPTNQDIIMVIIKLIQQFGWNWVAFISSDDSYSQNGLELFRSSIKDTSICLAFFYEITLESNYTEILKRIESLSINVIIVFTLEDTARAFVETAVRINIRDKVWIAGDAWSMDAELSTWPGIGQIGTIFGVTATTLNLPGFDEYIYQTRLSDENDNCVNCEDREKCNQVCDNCMSENPDAIIKESPTYSFSIQAAVYTFAYALHQVLNCSMTECDPARDIPPYVVIHLFVKVHVQKSK, encoded by the exons ATGTCAGGTTATCAGATGCTCGAGGTGATGCGGTTTGCTGTGGAGCAGATCAATAACTCCACCACCATCCTACCTAATGTCTCTCTTGGATATGAGATCTTTGACTTTTGCTTGCACAACCAGAATTTTCCTTCAATCCTCGATTTTATCTCAGACAATGGACGAATAAATGTATCAGCCGAAGAGAACAAACATAATGTCATTGGCCTTATTGGTCCTTACGGCAGCACTGAAGCTTTGGCCATTGCACCATTGTTCATGATGGACCTCATTCCAATG attagctATGCATCCTCCAGCTACGACCTAAGCAATAAGTGGGTCTATCCAAGCTTTTTGAGGACTGTACCAACCAACCAAGATATAATTATGGTAATAATTAAGCTCATTCAGCAATTTGGATGGAATTGGGTAGCTTTCATTAGTAGTGACGACTCATACAGTCAAAACGGCCTGGAATTATTTCGCAGTAGCATCAAAGACACCAGCATCTGCTTGGCCTTTTTCTATGAAATTACACTGGAATCTAATTATACAGAGATCCTAAAGAGGATAGAATCACTCAGCATCAATGTGATCATAGTCTTCACACTGGAAGACACTGCCCGGGCGTTTGTCGAAACAGCCGTCAGAATCAACATAAGAGACAAAGTTTGGATAGCAGGCGATGCATGGTCTATGGACGCAGAACTTTCCACTTGGCCTGGCATTGGGCAAATCGGGACTATCTTCGGTGTCACAGCAACAACTCTGAATTTGCCTGGATTTGATGAATATATCTACCAAACAAGGCTCAGTGATGAAAATGATAATTGTGTGAATTGtgaagacagagagaagtgCAATCAGGTTTGTGATAACTGCATGAGTGAGAACCCAGATGCCATTATAAAGGAAAGCCCTACATACTCATTCTCCATCCAGGCAGCTGTGTACACCTTTGCCTATGCACTCCATCAGGTGCTCAACTGCAGCATGACGGAGTGTGACCCAGCTCGAGACATACCGCCTTATGTGGTAATCCATTTGTTTGTAAAAGTACACGTACagaagagtaaataa
- the LOC113533431 gene encoding taste receptor type 1 member 1-like yields MDVVFLGKRKCHHAFSPRIQPFRRQPFSMTAYQMFEVMRFAVEQINNSTTILPNITLGYEIYDYCLKTRSFPSILDFISDKGRINVSAKKSKHNVIGLVGAYASSQSMSVAPLFMMDLIPMISYASSSYDLSNKWVYPSFLRTVPTNQDLIMVIIKLIQQFGWNWVAFISSDDAYSRNGLELFRSNIKDTSICLAFFYELTSKSNYSDILNKIDSLSINVIIVFTQELPAREFVKTAVRINIRDKVWIAGDTWSMDELLISYPGIEQIGTIFGVTATTLSLPGFDDFVYKTRLSGENDDCVKCKDGEKCNQVCENCTSLNADDIINQNPTYSFSIQAAVYAFASALHQALNCSMAGCDPPRDIPPYVLLNYLRKLSFTLQNQQIEFDERGDPPASLAVALWRPNKNPLFVMAATYESHPTIQFTLNRRANPWSENGTCEKCKAQTYINTTADAYTCAPCEEGYWSDEKSIICKKRTIVYLELTDPLCMLFLVCAVAFIVVSIGLIILFGINYNTPVVKSAGGNMCFLMLFCLVLANIGVFFYFGVPDPVNCSLRNVFFIFFYTICLSCMGVRSFQIVCVFKMAAQFPDVYHWWMKNNGQWLCIIVYSFIQLVACGIWLLTGRPKPYNDSMSFKDQTILTCDMGSMVTSTLAWSCLWFLSIVCFCFSYMGKDLPKSYNEAKSITFSLLVFYLGWIAYFTAYIVFRGAYIQLLNAVAQLSSSYGIIFSFYMPRAYIIIFQPQKNTQAYFQSSIQTYTQTISRM; encoded by the exons ATGGATGTGGTGTTTcttggaaaaagaaaatgccaCCACGCGTTCTCACCACGCATTCAACCCTTCCGCAGGCAGCCATTTTCAATGACAGCTTATCAGATGTTCGAGGTGATGCGGTTTGCTGTGGAGCAGATTAATAACTCCACCACCATCCTGCCTAATATCACTCTTGGATATGAGATCTATGACTATTGCTTAAAAACGCGGAGTTTTCCTTCAATCCTCGATTTTATCTCAGACAAAGGACGAATAAATGTGTCAGCCAAGAAGAGCAAACATAATGTCATTGGTCTCGTGGGTGCATATGCAAGTTCACAATCTATGTCGGTTGCACCTTTATTTATGATGGACCTCATTCCAATG attagCTATGCATCCTCCAGCTACGATCTAAGCAATAAGTGGGTATATCCAAGTTTTTTGAGGACTGTACCAACCAACCAAGATCTAATAATGGTCATAATTAAGCTCATTCAGCAATTTGGATGGAATTGGGTAGCTTTCATTAGCAGCGATGATGCATACAGTCGAAACGGCCTCGAATTATTTCGCAGTAACATCAAAGACACCAGCATCTGCTTGGCCTTTTTCTATGAACTTACATCAAAGTCCAATTATTCAGATATACTAAACAAGATAGACTCACTCAGCATCAATGTGATCATAGTCTTCACGCAGGAACTCCCTGCCCGAGAATTTGTCAAAACAGCCGTCAGAATCAATATTAGAGATAAAGTTTGGATAGCGGGTGATACATGGTCTATGGACGAATTACTTATCAGTTACCCAGGCATTGAGCAAATCGGGACTATCTTCGGTGTCACAGCAACAACTCTGAGTTTACCTGGATTTGACGACTTTGTCTACAAAACACGGCTTAGTGGTGAAAACGACGACTGTGTGAAATGTAAGGATGGAGAGAAGTGCAATCAAGTTTGCGAAAACTGCACAAGCCTGAACGCAGATGACATTATAAACCAAAACCCTACATACTCGTTCTCCATCCAGGCGGCTGTGTACGCCTTTGCCTCTGCACTCCATCAAGCGCTCAATTGCAGCATGGCAGGGTGTGATCCACCTCGAGACATCCCACCTTATGTG cttctGAATTACCTGAGAAAGTTGAGCTTCACATTACAAAACCAGCAAATTGAATTTGATGAACGTGGAGATCCACCAGCCAGTCTTGCAGTCGCACTCTGGAGGCCAAACAAAAATCCACTTTTTGTAATGGCTGCTACATATGAATCACACCCAACTATTCAGTTTACCTTGAATAGACGCGCTAATCCGTGGTCTGAAAATGGCACa TGTGAGAAATGCAAGGCCCAGACATACATCAACACCACAG CGGATGCTTACACTTGTGCTCCATGTGAAGAGGGTTACTGGTCTGATGAAAAGAGCATAATCTGCAAAAAGCGCACTATTGTCTATCTTGAGCTCACGGACCCTCTGTGCATGCTATTCTTGGTATGCGCTGTGGCCTTCATTGTTGTCTCCATTGGACTGATAATCCTTTTTGGCATCAACTACAACACTCCGGTGGTAAAGTCTGCCGGTGGTAATATGTGCTTCCTTATGTTGTTTTGCTTGGTTCTGGCCAACATTGGGGTGTTCTTTTACTTTGGAGTGCCAGACCCAGTGAATTGTTCTTTAAGGAAtgtctttttcatatttttctacACTATTTGCCTTTCTTGTATGGGTGTTCGATCCTTTCAAATTGTTTGTGTCTTCAAAATGGCTGCCCAGTTTCCAGATGTCTACCACTGGTGGATGAAGAACAATGGTCAGTGGCTTTGTATTATTGTCTACTCTTTCATACAGCTTGTTGCTTGTGGGATATGGCTTCTAACTGGAAGACCCAAACCCTACAACGACAGTATGTCTTTTAAAGATCAGACTATCTTGACATGTGATATGGGTTCAATGGTCACATCCACCTTAGCTTGGTCTTGTCTCTGGTTTCTTAGTAtagtctgtttctgtttctcctACATGGGCAAAGATCTACCAAAAAGCTACAATGAAGCAAAGTCCATTACGTTTAGCTTGCTTGTATTTTATCTGGGCTGGATTGCATATTTCACAGCATATATTGTGTTCAGAGGAGCGTACATACAGCTTCTAAATGCAGTAGCACAGCTGTCCAGTTCATATGGAATTATTTTTAGTTTCTATATGCCAAGGGCCTACATCATTATTTTCCAACCCCAAAAGAACACTCAGGCATACTTTCAGTCATCAATCCAGACATATACACAGACTATTAGCAGAATGTAG
- the ndufa7 gene encoding NADH dehydrogenase [ubiquinone] 1 alpha subcomplex subunit 7, with translation MATATSFIQRLRNFLAGRNLQAKLQLRYEEVAKRTQQPPKLPVGPSHKFANNYYLTRDGRRESAPPTVIMSSQKALAAGSEAPGKTKHPVLPGPQPKELPLSTDQPYL, from the exons ATGGCGACGGCTACATCGTTTATTCAGAGATTAAGGAACTTTTTGGCGGGG CGGAATCTTCAGGCAAAGCTTCAGCTGCGTTACGAAGAAGTTGCGAAAAG GACTCAACAACCTCCAAAACTTCCTGTTGGTCCCAGCCATAAGTTTGCCAACAACTACTACCTTACCAGAGATGGAAGACGGGAATCTGCTCCACCGACTGTTATAATGTCTTCTCAGAAGGCCCTGGCAGCTGGCAG CGAAGCTCCGGGAAAGACCAAGCATCCGGTCCTGCCTGGCCCTCAGCCGAAAGAGCTCCCGTTGTCCACTGATCAGCCGTACCTCTGA